The proteins below come from a single Chryseobacterium bernardetii genomic window:
- a CDS encoding phosphopantetheine-binding protein: protein MKTSVFLEKLQEELEEKQVLERDTRLKDLENYDSISLLSVIAFVDENFNQQLDPDQFKDMETVSDLMNIIGLENFEEN from the coding sequence TTTAGAAAAACTACAAGAGGAACTAGAAGAAAAACAAGTCCTGGAGAGAGATACCAGGCTAAAGGATCTGGAAAATTATGATTCCATAAGCCTACTCTCCGTCATTGCTTTTGTAGACGAAAATTTTAATCAACAGCTTGATCCGGATCAGTTTAAAGATATGGAAACTGTTTCCGATCTGATGAATATTATTGGTTTGGAAAATTTTGAAGAGAATTAA
- a CDS encoding glycosyltransferase: MPENKKIQVLFRHRSMEMGGVEKVVLSMLNNLNPDKFDLTICLNMDQGELRNEIPGHVKKVYLTEGKENFSKNPFINKLQLVRRRLKLMHILKNSKISDRILGNKKFDIEISPSYATFSSVNNSSNKHSKKVGWFHSEINLPALQPAVPEIIHNFQKFDHMIYCSQRIKEMMHLYYPDLKYPVESVVINAIPIEEIKKKAEERLEDFPQGPVFVSVGRLHHRKGFHKLIDAHKKLIDEGFHHSILVIGNGEEMENLTEQIKTNNVQDTFILCGNKMNPYPYIKNADYFILPSESEAWPLVVAEALILQKPIIATDTGDVGIMIKDRETGYLIQYETNEMYEAMKKFLSDPELISRIRKNLLTIEDQFDNQKIFNAVEKILEDLYQQKQSER, encoded by the coding sequence ATGCCAGAAAATAAGAAAATACAGGTTCTTTTCAGACACCGCTCTATGGAAATGGGAGGGGTGGAAAAAGTGGTATTGAGCATGCTCAACAATCTTAATCCTGATAAATTTGACCTAACCATATGTCTAAACATGGACCAGGGAGAGCTTAGAAATGAAATTCCGGGCCATGTGAAAAAGGTTTACCTTACCGAAGGCAAAGAAAATTTTTCCAAAAATCCGTTCATTAATAAACTTCAGCTTGTACGCAGAAGGCTAAAGCTGATGCACATATTAAAGAATTCTAAAATTTCTGACCGTATTCTAGGAAATAAAAAGTTTGATATAGAGATTTCACCATCGTATGCCACATTCTCATCTGTCAATAATTCAAGCAATAAACATTCAAAAAAAGTAGGCTGGTTTCACTCTGAGATTAATTTACCGGCCTTGCAGCCAGCGGTTCCGGAGATCATCCACAACTTTCAGAAGTTTGATCATATGATTTACTGCTCACAAAGGATCAAAGAAATGATGCACCTTTATTATCCGGATTTAAAATATCCGGTAGAAAGTGTAGTTATCAATGCCATTCCCATTGAGGAAATTAAAAAAAAGGCAGAAGAAAGATTAGAGGACTTCCCGCAGGGCCCTGTCTTTGTTTCCGTAGGCAGACTTCATCACAGAAAAGGCTTCCACAAACTTATAGATGCCCATAAAAAACTGATAGACGAAGGCTTTCACCACAGCATCTTAGTTATTGGAAATGGAGAGGAAATGGAAAACCTGACAGAACAGATCAAAACCAATAATGTTCAGGATACGTTTATTTTATGTGGCAATAAGATGAATCCGTATCCATATATTAAAAATGCCGATTATTTTATTCTTCCTTCTGAATCTGAAGCCTGGCCACTTGTAGTTGCAGAAGCATTGATTCTACAAAAACCCATTATTGCAACAGATACCGGCGATGTTGGAATCATGATTAAAGACCGCGAAACAGGATATCTGATCCAATATGAAACCAACGAAATGTATGAAGCGATGAAAAAGTTTCTTTCTGATCCGGAATTGATATCCAGAATCAGAAAGAACCTTCTTACCATTGAAGATCAGTTTGACAATCAGAAAATCTTTAATGCCGTTGAAAAAATCCTTGAGGACCTCTATCAACAAAAACAAAGTGAACGATGA
- a CDS encoding glycosyltransferase family 2 protein: protein MKFSILIAHYNNATLFRDCYDSLLKQTYPNWEAVIVDDASSENEKELVKTIIAGDERFRFFENEKNSGVGVTKSRLIELATGEICGFVDPDDAILPTAIEKAVQVFKAKKKVALTYSRFMGCDQYLRPIAPFKSAMQVRNGDPFFFNYPNQINHFVTFRKDVYEQTEKMNPELRIAEDQDLYLKIYEKGDVYFINDTNYLYRAHAGGISQNNNKGKSYDYFAQVVLAAMKRRNLTSINGKKIPEKYTNHQEIFALLEYQHGIWYRIKKNITITLQKLFR, encoded by the coding sequence ATGAAGTTTTCCATACTTATTGCCCACTACAATAATGCCACTTTGTTCAGGGATTGCTATGATTCCCTACTGAAGCAAACCTATCCCAATTGGGAAGCTGTTATTGTTGATGATGCGTCTTCAGAAAATGAAAAAGAGCTGGTAAAGACCATCATTGCCGGAGATGAAAGATTCAGGTTTTTCGAAAATGAAAAAAACTCTGGCGTAGGTGTTACAAAAAGCAGACTTATTGAATTGGCTACGGGGGAAATTTGCGGATTTGTAGATCCTGACGATGCCATACTTCCCACAGCTATTGAAAAAGCAGTTCAGGTTTTTAAAGCCAAAAAGAAAGTGGCGCTCACTTATTCACGTTTTATGGGTTGTGATCAGTATTTAAGGCCTATTGCTCCATTTAAATCTGCAATGCAGGTAAGGAATGGTGATCCTTTTTTCTTCAATTATCCCAATCAGATCAATCATTTTGTAACATTCAGAAAGGATGTTTATGAACAGACAGAAAAAATGAATCCTGAATTAAGGATTGCTGAAGATCAGGATCTGTACTTAAAGATATATGAAAAAGGAGATGTTTACTTCATAAATGACACCAATTATCTTTACAGGGCACATGCAGGCGGCATTTCCCAGAACAATAATAAAGGTAAATCATATGATTATTTTGCTCAGGTTGTCTTAGCTGCTATGAAGAGGAGAAATCTCACCAGCATCAACGGAAAAAAGATCCCGGAAAAATATACCAATCACCAGGAGATTTTTGCTCTTTTGGAATATCAGCATGGAATTTGGTACAGGATAAAAAAAAATATCACTATTACTTTACAAAAACTTTTCAGATAA
- a CDS encoding acyltransferase family protein, with protein MKISQITFTRFLAAMAIVISHFNKDLFLYKINYISDIFLHANVGVSYFFILSGFIMIVAYHRKDKIEYFDYYRNRFARIYPLYVLGLLLYLITRYSNFSFYKGFLYLFGLQSWIPREAMILNFPGWSISVEFLFYLLFPWLYNYLYSKGNKSIWIITVIIWIITQVFCNLYSASSYYQGPHTESHELLYYFPLMHINEFLAGNLAGLYFVKNSGQKNYDVPVVIIFGLLLLSLIFLPLFYHNGLMAILFIPLIILISRNNGVLTKIFSLKPLQYLGEASYAVYITHIPVLYILRELLKQGNYNFSIDIVFGIYIVVLVITCILFYQFIEKPLRDYLKSLRLR; from the coding sequence ATGAAAATAAGTCAGATTACATTTACCAGATTTCTTGCGGCTATGGCTATTGTCATTTCCCATTTCAATAAAGATCTGTTTTTATATAAGATCAATTATATTTCAGATATATTTCTGCACGCCAATGTAGGAGTCAGTTACTTCTTCATTCTTTCAGGTTTTATCATGATTGTAGCTTACCACAGGAAAGATAAGATTGAGTATTTTGATTATTATAGAAACCGTTTTGCCAGGATTTATCCGCTGTATGTATTAGGGCTTCTGCTGTATCTGATAACAAGATATTCCAATTTCAGTTTCTACAAAGGTTTTTTATACCTGTTTGGGCTTCAGAGCTGGATTCCGAGAGAAGCTATGATCCTTAATTTTCCAGGCTGGTCTATTTCTGTAGAGTTTCTTTTTTACCTGTTGTTTCCTTGGCTGTATAATTATCTTTATTCTAAAGGAAATAAGAGCATCTGGATAATCACAGTTATTATTTGGATCATTACACAGGTATTTTGTAATCTGTATTCGGCTTCATCTTATTACCAGGGACCACATACGGAAAGCCATGAGCTGCTATACTATTTTCCACTAATGCATATCAATGAATTCCTGGCAGGAAATCTTGCAGGATTATATTTTGTGAAAAATTCAGGTCAGAAAAATTATGATGTGCCGGTAGTTATTATTTTCGGACTTCTTTTACTGTCTCTGATTTTTCTTCCGTTGTTCTACCATAATGGGCTGATGGCCATTCTCTTCATTCCTCTTATTATTTTGATATCCAGAAATAATGGTGTATTGACGAAGATATTCTCATTGAAACCTCTGCAATATTTAGGTGAAGCAAGCTATGCTGTATACATTACCCATATTCCTGTTCTCTATATCCTGCGGGAGCTGTTGAAGCAGGGTAATTATAATTTTTCTATTGATATTGTTTTTGGAATTTATATAGTAGTTCTTGTCATAACCTGTATTCTGTTTTATCAATTTATTGAAAAGCCATTAAGAGATTATCTGAAAAGCCTGAGACTCAGATAA
- a CDS encoding MBOAT family O-acyltransferase, with protein MLFNSIGFLIFLPIVFCLYWFVFNRKFHEQNRLLLLASFYFYACWDWRFLFLLMFSIGLDYISGIKIENSKTNREAKFWLTLSIVINLGFLGFFKYYNFFVGSFADLLNGFGFKVNIWLLNIILPVGISFYTFHGLSYVIDVYKKRIKAERSFTDYAVFVSYFPLLVAGPIERATHLLPQIQRERVFNYEQAVDGMRQILWGFFKKMVIADNCAPLVNEIFNNYQTESPGNLVIGAVLFAFQIYGDFSGYSDIALGVSRLFGIELLKNFAFPYFSRDIAEFWRRWHISLSSWFRDYLYIPLGGSKGGLSMKIRNTFIIFLVSGFWHGANWTFMVWGGLNALYFMPLLIMNKNRQNMEVAGQGKFLPSFRECMQILVTFLITCFAWIFFRAESVAQAIHYIGRIFSRDLLSIPHTLPVKILALIGFMLIIEWINRERFHGLEIKRFKPWIRRIFYLAVIYIILRYANFGNNEFIYFQF; from the coding sequence ATGTTATTCAATTCAATAGGATTTCTTATTTTTTTACCAATAGTATTTTGCCTCTATTGGTTTGTTTTCAACAGGAAATTTCATGAACAGAACAGGCTGCTGCTATTGGCCAGCTTTTACTTTTATGCCTGTTGGGATTGGCGGTTTCTTTTTTTACTCATGTTTTCCATTGGTCTTGATTATATCTCAGGAATTAAAATAGAGAACAGCAAAACAAATCGTGAAGCTAAATTCTGGCTTACCCTGAGTATTGTCATCAATCTTGGTTTCCTTGGCTTCTTCAAATATTATAATTTCTTTGTCGGAAGTTTTGCAGACCTTCTTAATGGCTTTGGCTTTAAGGTAAATATCTGGCTGCTTAATATTATACTTCCCGTAGGAATCTCGTTTTATACATTTCATGGGTTATCTTATGTGATTGATGTCTATAAAAAAAGGATAAAGGCTGAGAGAAGCTTTACAGACTATGCCGTTTTTGTAAGCTATTTTCCTCTATTGGTTGCAGGTCCTATAGAAAGAGCAACACATCTTCTGCCTCAGATACAGCGGGAAAGAGTGTTCAACTATGAGCAGGCCGTGGATGGTATGCGCCAAATCCTGTGGGGATTTTTCAAAAAGATGGTTATTGCTGATAACTGTGCACCGCTGGTAAATGAAATCTTCAACAATTATCAAACAGAAAGCCCCGGTAATCTTGTGATAGGAGCTGTATTGTTTGCTTTTCAGATCTATGGAGATTTCTCCGGATATTCAGATATTGCATTGGGGGTTTCAAGGTTGTTCGGGATAGAATTGCTGAAAAACTTTGCATTTCCTTATTTCTCCAGGGATATTGCAGAATTCTGGAGAAGATGGCATATTTCACTGTCTTCATGGTTCAGGGATTATCTGTATATTCCATTGGGCGGAAGTAAAGGAGGGCTTTCTATGAAGATCAGAAATACATTTATTATTTTCCTGGTGTCAGGATTCTGGCATGGAGCAAACTGGACGTTTATGGTTTGGGGTGGTCTTAATGCTCTGTATTTTATGCCTTTGCTGATCATGAATAAAAACCGTCAGAATATGGAAGTTGCGGGGCAGGGGAAGTTTCTGCCATCTTTCAGAGAATGTATGCAGATTCTGGTTACCTTTCTGATTACCTGCTTCGCATGGATTTTTTTCAGAGCTGAATCTGTAGCTCAGGCTATTCATTATATCGGCAGAATTTTTAGCAGGGATTTGCTTTCTATTCCACATACACTGCCAGTAAAAATATTGGCGTTGATCGGGTTTATGCTGATTATAGAATGGATCAACAGGGAAAGGTTTCACGGATTAGAAATTAAAAGATTCAAACCCTGGATAAGACGTATTTTCTACCTGGCAGTTATTTATATCATTCTCCGTTATGCCAACTTCGGGAATAATGAATTTATTTATTTTCAGTTTTAG
- a CDS encoding glycosyltransferase family 2 protein — translation MKISVIIPVYNAEKYVTQAVESALQFDEVCEVILVEDKSPDHALEVCEQLAEKHERVKLYQHPDKENHGAGPTRNLGIEKSSGDFIAFLDADDYFLPNRFDAEKELFKRPEVEGVYGALGVHYYTEKAKEQYYSLFGDRLTTVYKRHEPKDVFLGQIYMLGSFGLFSIDALTIRKDSLMKKMDFLFKSSLRLHQDTEFLLRLSYYLRLYPGILDKAVAVRGVHEDNRITLVDSKKVNPATTRVLLWKEVDAWAENENTLPEHVKLHIKRMYRSFQIANSPNSKKWGMILKYLLTDYKSIRSGIYNINFRNNLF, via the coding sequence ATGAAAATTTCAGTAATTATTCCCGTTTACAACGCTGAAAAATATGTTACACAAGCGGTGGAATCTGCTCTGCAGTTTGATGAAGTTTGTGAAGTTATACTGGTTGAAGACAAATCGCCGGATCATGCGTTAGAAGTATGTGAACAGCTTGCCGAAAAACATGAAAGAGTAAAACTTTATCAGCATCCGGATAAAGAGAATCATGGTGCAGGCCCTACAAGGAATTTGGGAATTGAAAAATCCAGTGGAGATTTTATTGCTTTTCTGGACGCTGATGATTATTTTCTCCCCAACAGATTTGATGCTGAAAAAGAACTTTTCAAAAGACCTGAAGTAGAAGGTGTATACGGAGCTCTGGGTGTACATTACTATACTGAAAAGGCAAAAGAACAGTATTACTCTTTATTTGGGGACCGGTTAACTACTGTTTATAAAAGGCATGAACCTAAAGATGTGTTTCTTGGGCAGATCTATATGTTGGGAAGTTTTGGACTCTTCAGTATTGATGCCTTAACCATCCGCAAAGATTCTTTAATGAAAAAAATGGATTTTTTATTTAAATCCAGCCTAAGACTGCACCAGGATACGGAATTCTTATTAAGGCTCTCTTATTATCTCCGCCTCTATCCTGGAATTTTAGATAAAGCTGTTGCTGTAAGAGGAGTACACGAAGATAACAGAATCACACTGGTAGACTCTAAAAAGGTAAATCCGGCAACTACCCGCGTCCTGCTATGGAAAGAAGTGGACGCCTGGGCTGAAAATGAAAATACACTTCCTGAACATGTAAAGCTTCACATCAAAAGGATGTATCGCAGTTTTCAGATTGCCAATTCCCCCAATTCAAAAAAATGGGGAATGATCCTCAAATATCTTTTAACAGACTATAAAAGCATCCGGTCCGGGATCTATAATATTAACTTTAGGAATAATTTATTCTAA
- a CDS encoding glycosyltransferase family 2 protein: MRISVVIPVYNAEKYVSQAVNSVLQFDEVHEIILIEDKSPDNALQICQQLAEKHEKVKLYQHPDKKNHGAGPSRNLGIEKSTGDFVAFLDADDYYLPNRFNAEKELFKDPKVEGVYGALGVHYYSEKAKEQYYQLFGDRLTTVYKKHDPKDVFRGQLHMLGPFGLFSIDTLTVRREALMSKVKPLFKPHLRLHEDTEFLFRLSYYLDLYPGILDKAIAIRGVHEDNRITKVDLRVIDPSVSRAILWKEVDLWSQTESDISEDVKIHIKRMHRSFEIAKAPLPKKWAMILKYLVTDYKSIRSGLYNINFRHSLIS, translated from the coding sequence ATGAGAATCTCAGTGGTTATTCCCGTTTATAATGCAGAAAAGTATGTTTCTCAGGCGGTAAACTCTGTGCTTCAGTTTGACGAAGTGCATGAGATTATTCTGATTGAGGATAAATCCCCTGACAATGCTTTACAGATATGTCAGCAGCTAGCGGAAAAGCATGAAAAAGTAAAACTTTACCAGCACCCGGATAAGAAAAACCATGGGGCAGGCCCAAGTAGGAATTTGGGAATTGAAAAATCTACAGGAGATTTTGTTGCCTTTCTCGATGCAGACGATTATTACCTACCTAATCGGTTTAATGCTGAAAAAGAGCTATTTAAAGATCCAAAAGTAGAAGGAGTTTATGGGGCTCTTGGAGTACATTACTACTCCGAAAAAGCAAAAGAGCAATATTATCAATTATTTGGGGACAGGCTGACTACAGTTTATAAAAAACATGATCCTAAAGATGTTTTCCGTGGGCAGCTTCACATGCTGGGGCCTTTTGGGCTGTTCAGTATAGATACTTTAACAGTACGCCGGGAAGCCTTGATGAGTAAAGTAAAGCCTCTCTTCAAACCTCATTTAAGACTCCATGAAGACACAGAATTCCTGTTTCGCCTTTCTTATTATCTGGATCTTTATCCCGGAATTCTGGACAAAGCTATCGCAATAAGAGGAGTACACGAAGATAACAGAATTACGAAGGTAGATTTGCGTGTCATAGACCCTTCTGTTTCCCGGGCTATACTTTGGAAAGAAGTTGACCTTTGGTCCCAGACTGAAAGTGATATTTCTGAAGATGTAAAGATCCATATCAAAAGGATGCACAGAAGTTTTGAAATTGCAAAAGCTCCATTGCCGAAAAAATGGGCCATGATCCTTAAATACCTTGTAACAGACTATAAAAGTATAAGATCCGGCTTATACAATATCAATTTCCGGCACTCACTGATTTCTTAA
- a CDS encoding glycosyltransferase family 2 protein, with product MKTSVIIPVYNAEKYLSHAVESALQFDEVYEVILIEDHSPDNALQICRELAQKYDKVKLFQHPDLGNHGAGASRNLGLSKVTGDFIAFLDADDYFLPNRFTAEKELFKDPEIEGVFNAIGTEYLTEKGKREFTSNINDSELLTVNYAAEGKEVFRGLLSLTTKTFGTFFHLNSLTVRRHSLESKKLKFNEALRLHQDSDFIIKLSCLCHLKSGIIDHPVAMRGMHDDNRITKIVKYSPQYNQRQFLFWNSLYEWSKTLSLETDIAQHIYLQKMAFELSQKKGISKKIGLFAAIFKNPNILRTKYRFTYSHETQ from the coding sequence ATGAAGACCTCAGTAATTATTCCTGTATACAATGCCGAAAAATATCTATCACATGCTGTAGAATCAGCCTTACAGTTTGATGAGGTCTATGAAGTAATTCTGATAGAAGACCATTCTCCGGATAATGCTCTTCAAATATGCCGTGAACTGGCTCAAAAATATGATAAGGTAAAACTTTTTCAGCATCCTGACCTGGGAAATCATGGGGCCGGAGCCAGCAGGAACCTTGGACTTAGTAAAGTTACCGGAGATTTTATTGCATTTCTGGATGCCGATGATTATTTCCTGCCCAACAGATTTACAGCAGAAAAAGAACTGTTTAAAGATCCTGAAATAGAAGGCGTTTTTAATGCTATTGGTACTGAGTATCTGACAGAAAAAGGGAAACGGGAATTCACGTCCAATATCAATGACAGCGAACTTCTGACTGTTAACTATGCTGCAGAAGGAAAAGAGGTCTTCAGAGGACTTTTAAGTTTAACAACTAAAACTTTCGGTACTTTTTTCCACCTTAATTCACTTACAGTAAGAAGACATTCTCTTGAATCTAAAAAATTAAAATTTAATGAGGCTCTCCGTCTTCATCAGGATTCAGATTTCATCATTAAGCTTTCCTGTTTATGTCATTTAAAATCCGGTATAATAGATCATCCTGTGGCGATGAGAGGAATGCATGATGACAACAGAATTACTAAAATAGTAAAGTATTCTCCACAATATAACCAACGGCAATTCCTTTTCTGGAATTCTCTCTACGAATGGTCTAAAACCTTATCTCTTGAAACAGATATTGCACAGCACATTTATCTTCAGAAAATGGCATTCGAGCTTTCACAAAAAAAAGGAATTTCAAAAAAAATAGGATTGTTTGCTGCTATTTTTAAAAACCCAAATATTCTGAGGACAAAATACAGATTTACTTATTCTCATGAGACACAATAA
- a CDS encoding glycosyltransferase family 2 protein: protein MKISVVIPVYNAEKYLIKAVESALQLDEVYEVILIEDQSPDNALQICFELAQKYDRVKLFQHPDRGNHGAGASRNLGIEKATGDFIAFLDADDYYLPNRFDVEKELFKDAKIDGVFNAIGTEYLTEKGKEEFQSKFKEITLSTVNYPAEGEEVFKGLLSLTAKTFGTSFHLNSLTVRRASLELQHLLFNQELKVHQDSDFIIKLAYHCHLKTGNITEAVAMRGIHDDNRITKIVKYSPQYNQRQFLLWKSLNEWAISNQIPPEFRNRIYLLYKSFDLSLQKGLTKYCNILGEALKNPAILKTQYRFTYYNR from the coding sequence ATGAAGATATCAGTAGTCATTCCCGTGTACAACGCAGAAAAATATCTTATAAAAGCTGTAGAATCTGCTCTACAGCTTGATGAAGTTTATGAGGTAATTCTAATAGAAGACCAATCACCGGATAATGCCCTTCAGATATGCTTTGAACTGGCTCAAAAATATGATAGGGTAAAACTTTTCCAACATCCTGACCGGGGAAATCATGGTGCCGGGGCAAGCAGGAATCTTGGAATTGAAAAAGCCACCGGCGACTTCATTGCTTTTCTGGATGCCGATGATTATTATCTGCCTAACCGTTTTGATGTTGAAAAAGAACTTTTCAAAGATGCGAAGATAGACGGGGTTTTCAATGCTATTGGTACGGAATATTTAACAGAAAAAGGAAAAGAGGAATTTCAATCCAAATTCAAAGAAATAACCCTCAGCACAGTCAATTACCCAGCAGAGGGAGAAGAAGTATTTAAAGGGCTGTTAAGTTTAACAGCTAAAACTTTTGGTACTTCTTTTCACCTTAATTCACTCACAGTAAGAAGAGCCTCTCTGGAGCTACAGCATCTTCTATTCAATCAGGAACTCAAAGTGCATCAGGATTCGGATTTCATCATCAAACTGGCCTATCACTGCCATTTAAAAACGGGAAATATAACAGAAGCAGTTGCCATGAGAGGAATTCATGATGATAACAGGATCACTAAAATTGTAAAGTACTCTCCGCAATATAACCAAAGGCAGTTTCTTTTATGGAAATCCCTGAATGAATGGGCTATTTCCAACCAGATCCCACCAGAATTCAGAAATAGAATTTACCTGCTTTATAAATCATTTGATCTTTCTTTACAGAAAGGCCTTACCAAATACTGTAATATTTTAGGAGAAGCTCTTAAAAACCCAGCAATATTAAAGACCCAATACCGTTTTACTTACTACAATAGATAA
- a CDS encoding FkbM family methyltransferase, protein MSNYLKSLQSILFKETPIRFVKRKLNISYLDNRKLFTIHYNNRKTRIYLNKKFGYVDLYIFENGIYEKHIIDDIRSVLTKDKVLLDIGANIGQHSLLLAPYCKQVYAFEPIPDVYHEFNESIKKNNYQNIKLFNTAIGGSSAVKSFNYVAGHAGMSSFIETKNPGKRLINVQIEPLQNLISDTKFDVVKMDVEGYEAVVILENKDVFLKNRPVFFMEFCPAAIDEQGDYTSQDLLQFFFDNNFKVYSRVHKKDFFTTSPELLVNDNLIITPL, encoded by the coding sequence ATGTCCAATTACTTAAAATCCCTTCAAAGCATATTATTTAAAGAAACTCCTATCAGATTCGTAAAAAGAAAGCTGAATATTTCTTATCTTGATAACCGTAAGCTCTTTACCATTCATTATAATAACAGAAAAACCAGAATTTATCTTAATAAAAAGTTTGGCTATGTTGATCTTTATATTTTTGAGAATGGTATTTATGAAAAACATATCATTGATGATATAAGATCTGTTCTTACTAAAGACAAAGTATTATTGGATATAGGTGCTAATATCGGGCAGCATAGTTTGCTTTTAGCACCTTACTGCAAGCAGGTCTATGCATTTGAACCTATTCCCGATGTATATCATGAGTTCAATGAGAGTATTAAAAAAAACAATTATCAGAATATCAAACTTTTCAATACCGCCATTGGAGGTTCCTCAGCTGTAAAATCATTTAATTATGTTGCAGGACATGCAGGAATGAGTTCGTTTATTGAAACAAAAAATCCAGGTAAAAGATTGATCAATGTACAGATAGAACCACTACAAAATTTGATATCCGATACAAAATTTGATGTTGTGAAAATGGATGTTGAAGGATATGAAGCTGTTGTTATTCTGGAAAACAAAGATGTATTTTTAAAAAACAGGCCTGTATTCTTTATGGAATTTTGTCCGGCTGCAATTGATGAACAGGGAGATTACACCTCTCAGGACCTACTTCAGTTCTTTTTTGATAATAATTTTAAAGTATACAGCAGAGTACATAAAAAAGACTTCTTTACAACAAGCCCAGAATTACTTGTTAATGATAACCTAATTATTACACCCCTTTAG